One region of Triticum aestivum cultivar Chinese Spring chromosome 6B, IWGSC CS RefSeq v2.1, whole genome shotgun sequence genomic DNA includes:
- the LOC123134272 gene encoding expansin-B16, producing the protein MAAGSAASSSCALLLVSILSAALLFGVGETGAVRKAVDPEWHQATATWYGSAEGDGSDGGACGYGTLVDVVPMKARVGAVSPVLFKSGEGCGACYKVRCLDRGICSRRAVTVIVTDECPGGYCSLGRTHFDLSGAAFGRLAVAGHAGQLRNRGEISVVFRRTPCKYRGKNIAFRVVEGSTSFWLSLLVEFEDGDGDIGSMQLKQTNSAQWQDMKHIWGATWSLTPGPLVGPFSVRLTTLTTKKTLSAQDVIPRNWTPKATYTSRLNFA; encoded by the exons ATGGCTGCCGGCAGCGCCGCCTCGAGCTCTTGTGCGCTCCTCCTCGTCTCCATCCTTTCTGCCGCACTCCTCTTCGGTGTAGGAGAGACCGGGGCTGTGCGCAAGGCGGTCGACCCGGAGTGGCATCAGGCCACCGCGACCTGGTACGGTAGCGCCGAGGGCGACGGCAGCGATG GCGGCGCGTGCGGGTACGGGACGCTGGTGGACGTGGTGCCGATGAAGGCCCGCGTGGGCGCGGTGAGCCCGGTGCTGTTCAAGTCCGGCGAGGGCTGCGGCGCCTGCTACAAGGTCAGGTGCCTCGACCGCGGCATCTGCTCGCGGCGCGCCGTCACCGTCATCGTCACCGACGAGTGCCCCGGCGGCTACTGCTCCCTGGGCCGCACGCACTTCGACCTCAGCGGCGCCGCCTTCGGCAGGCTGGCCGTCGCCGGCCACGCCGGGCAGCTGCGCAACCGAGGCGAGATCTCCGTCGTGTTCCGCAG GACACCGTGCAAGTACCGAGGGAAGAACATTGCCTTCCGCGTGGTGGAGGGCTCCACGAGCTTCTGGCTCTCGCTTCTGGTGGAGTTCGAGGACGGCGACGGTGACATTGGATCCATGCAGCTCAAGCAG ACAAACTCGGCACAATGGCAGGACATGAAGCACATATGGGGTGCCACCTGGAGCCTCACGCCGGGCCCATTGGTGGGACCGTTCTCTGTTAGGCTGACGACCCTAACTACAAAGAAGACCCTCTCGGCCCAAGACGTCATCCCTAGAAACTGGACTCCCAAAGCAACATACACATCTCGTCTCAACTTCGCATAG